From the Bacteroidia bacterium genome, one window contains:
- a CDS encoding glycosyltransferase family 9 protein, which produces MNIGGRHIRSILVIKLRAIGDVLLSTIVTPNLRRAFPDARIDFVTERPAQDIITENPYIDDAIVFSPKKDSSLRLFSRLYHARYDLVFDLFCNPRSAQLTFATRAPVRVGYPFRGRAWAYNVHVESRADRVHNTQFNLDALRALDIPTPESNLVLRIPDEVQSWAAGYIKNRRTRSGPVIALNSSGTWESKRWGLNHFADLADILIDTLDANILLMHGPGEMPDVEHIASSMHREATIPPPTTLKQLAALFACCDATISNDSGPMHISAAIGTPTLGIFGPTNPLLQGPVGRHSRWIRLEGLECLACNKTICDIGNICMRDLGVDSVYQAYLHMMDKRDEC; this is translated from the coding sequence GTGAACATCGGCGGGCGACACATTCGCTCCATTCTCGTGATCAAGCTGCGGGCGATCGGCGACGTATTGCTTTCCACCATCGTCACTCCCAATCTCAGGCGCGCGTTTCCGGACGCGCGCATTGATTTTGTAACGGAACGGCCCGCTCAGGATATCATTACAGAGAATCCGTACATCGACGACGCCATCGTGTTTTCTCCGAAGAAGGACAGCAGCCTCCGTCTGTTCTCCCGCCTCTATCACGCCCGCTACGATCTCGTCTTTGACCTGTTCTGCAATCCCCGTTCCGCGCAGCTTACCTTCGCTACACGGGCTCCCGTACGCGTTGGGTATCCCTTCCGGGGCAGAGCATGGGCGTATAACGTGCATGTGGAAAGCAGAGCTGACAGGGTGCACAACACGCAGTTCAATCTCGACGCGCTTCGTGCGTTGGATATTCCCACCCCGGAGAGCAACCTGGTACTGCGTATTCCCGACGAGGTTCAATCATGGGCAGCCGGTTACATCAAGAATAGGAGAACACGCTCCGGACCCGTGATTGCGCTGAATTCCAGTGGGACATGGGAGAGCAAACGATGGGGCCTGAACCATTTCGCCGACCTCGCCGACATCCTCATCGATACGCTCGACGCGAACATCCTCCTCATGCACGGTCCGGGAGAGATGCCGGATGTCGAACACATTGCCTCCTCCATGCACAGGGAAGCTACCATTCCGCCTCCGACAACGCTCAAACAGCTTGCCGCCCTCTTTGCCTGCTGCGATGCGACGATCAGCAACGACTCCGGCCCCATGCATATATCCGCCGCGATCGGCACACCGACTCTCGGGATATTCGGTCCGACAAACCCCCTGCTGCAAGGTCCCGTAGGTCGGCACAGCAGGTGGATACGTCTGGAGGGGCTGGAATGCCTTGCATGCAACAAAACAATCTGCGACATTGGCAACATCTGTATGCGCGACCTGGGCGTGGATAGTGTGTATCAGGCATACCTTCACATGATGGATAAACGCGATGAATGTTGA
- a CDS encoding Ig-like domain-containing protein, whose amino-acid sequence MNVDSVLLRRVLAPILFLLAVLIIACDDAVTPDEPPRISITQPADSALVTDSVVRITTEVMVKCGCNSHVEFRIDGEHVYSDYFPFFSFDWNTLGYEKGWHSIATRLVVRDVGEAWDSIAVFVSRGDSLREASSDHL is encoded by the coding sequence ATGAATGTTGATTCTGTACTCCTCCGCCGTGTACTTGCTCCGATCCTCTTCCTGCTCGCCGTGCTCATTATCGCCTGCGACGACGCAGTCACGCCCGACGAGCCGCCGCGAATCAGCATCACCCAGCCCGCAGACAGCGCGCTCGTTACCGATAGCGTTGTGCGGATCACCACCGAAGTCATGGTCAAATGCGGGTGCAACAGCCATGTGGAATTTCGTATCGACGGTGAACATGTGTATTCCGATTATTTTCCTTTTTTTTCCTTCGATTGGAATACATTGGGCTATGAGAAAGGATGGCATAGCATAGCAACACGACTCGTCGTGCGTGATGTTGGTGAGGCATGGGACTCGATAGCGGTGTTCGTCTCACGGGGGGACAGTCTTCGCGAGGCCTCTTCAGACCATTTATAA
- a CDS encoding insulinase family protein, which yields MQRFILLSLGVVLQLAAMQPLCAQSRSAIPAAKGEVVTPVPAVASDSLPNGLRYFLTRVNDVPIAEISIIVDAGLSCEHSGESGLAFVTSQLLLAGSEKRTRQMMDDFLHEQATVLLPYTHYDYSQLYVKTLNRNFSTSMDVAADALINPTFNAQELAVLKTESRTRLPDQTLGAGSKATKELIGMLCGEASVLGRRLQPMQSEIDPITVQQVREFHQRCYTPERTTVVVTGDLDPAFVRTVLTERFGGWKRGATPRGTITPITKAASRNIILDDTSTVHNLAYFRLGVTAIPQSDRRFPALVVLNRILGEGNDSRLRSALWGRHVVSPSFISNIGVARECSYLIISGSTSPVLADSVIILVKNELQALATDGITVEELNRVREELLRDSPLMFASNRNLQSLLKEAAVYGSPVQEVFSFADRLREMRPEDVNGLARELFDASRLCIVVLGNAFTLRKPLSSVLGSVPVKRAQIE from the coding sequence ATGCAACGCTTTATCTTGCTCTCTCTCGGTGTTGTGCTGCAACTGGCGGCAATGCAGCCGCTCTGCGCACAAAGCCGTTCCGCAATTCCGGCCGCAAAAGGCGAGGTGGTGACTCCCGTGCCCGCCGTGGCATCGGACAGTTTACCCAACGGACTGCGATATTTTCTCACCAGGGTAAATGATGTTCCCATCGCGGAAATCAGCATTATTGTTGATGCCGGTCTTTCCTGCGAACACAGCGGTGAATCGGGACTCGCTTTCGTGACGTCACAACTGCTGCTCGCAGGGAGCGAGAAACGAACAAGACAGATGATGGACGATTTCCTGCACGAGCAGGCGACAGTGCTTCTGCCGTACACGCATTACGATTACTCTCAGTTGTATGTGAAGACGCTGAACAGGAATTTCTCCACCTCGATGGATGTCGCCGCCGACGCGCTCATCAATCCCACCTTCAACGCGCAGGAGCTGGCGGTTCTGAAAACGGAGTCCCGTACGAGACTCCCGGATCAGACGCTTGGTGCGGGGAGCAAAGCAACCAAAGAGTTGATCGGCATGCTCTGCGGAGAGGCGAGTGTGCTCGGCAGAAGACTGCAACCCATGCAATCGGAGATCGATCCGATAACGGTGCAGCAGGTCCGGGAATTTCATCAGCGCTGCTACACACCGGAACGCACGACGGTGGTGGTGACAGGTGACCTTGATCCGGCGTTTGTACGCACCGTCCTGACGGAACGCTTCGGCGGATGGAAGCGAGGCGCAACACCGCGAGGCACAATCACCCCGATCACGAAAGCCGCTTCCCGCAATATCATCCTCGACGACACCAGCACCGTGCACAATCTCGCGTACTTTCGCCTCGGCGTAACGGCAATACCGCAGTCGGACCGCCGTTTCCCCGCGCTGGTCGTGCTGAATCGCATTCTCGGTGAGGGAAACGATTCCCGTCTCCGCTCCGCGCTGTGGGGCAGACATGTGGTGTCCCCATCTTTCATTTCGAATATCGGCGTCGCCCGGGAATGCTCGTATCTCATCATCTCAGGATCGACCTCGCCAGTGCTCGCCGACAGTGTGATCATTCTCGTGAAAAACGAATTGCAGGCACTGGCCACCGATGGCATAACAGTGGAAGAACTCAATCGTGTACGGGAAGAATTGCTTCGCGACAGTCCGCTGATGTTTGCCTCGAACCGCAATCTTCAGAGCCTTCTCAAGGAAGCTGCGGTATACGGCAGCCCGGTACAAGAGGTGTTTTCCTTCGCCGACCGTCTGCGCGAGATGAGACCGGAGGATGTAAACGGTCTGGCGCGTGAATTATTCGATGCTTCCCGACTCTGTATCGTCGTGCTTGGAAATGCCTTCACCCTGAGGAAACCTCTCTCCAGCGTCCTCGGATCAGTTCCGGTCAAGCGCGCCCAGATCGAATAA